The DNA sequence AGCCCAATGCGAAAAATGGTACGGCTACTCCCGGTACGACCGACCTCGACACCAACTTTCCGGTGGCTGTCAATTAGACAGAAGGTAATGATGGTAACGATTATGGCCCGACAAGCGGATACTTTCCGCTTGTCGGGCCATAATCGTTACGTAGGAACGAATACGCCGATAGGCGCAGCTACAGATAGCCTAGGTTTGGTGACTAATTGGCCGGTCAGAAGTCCTAATCTGTGTATTCACACTAGTTTAAATTAGGCATCATGGATTTGCTCAGTATTGTCTTCTGGTTGTATTTGCTCCCCATGGGCATTGTTTTTTTACCGGGCGTGCTGGCTTTCGATAAGTTGGGTGATATGGAAGGGGTCACCAAGCGGGACATTCAGATTATTGCTATTCTACCCCTGTTCAACCTTTATACCGCGTGCTGTCTGGTCGACGTTGTCATCACCTCATCGGTTGACTATATCCGTAACGGCCGGCGCTAGGTAGCACACGCTAACAGATATACGTATTGATACCTAAATACGCTGTGTCAGTACATGCTCCCATTGTTTCTGTAACCGGCTTACAGGGGTTTGCATGGGCTGACCATCGAACGCTTCTACCGGCAAGTCGCTCCAGCGGGCATGCCGATCTTCCAGATCCCGGTAACGCACCCGTACCAGTTTCCATCCTTTTCGCACAACGCCCGCTGGGGCGTCCAGGCAGATTTCGAAGGTTGAAGCACAGCAGCTGCACTCATGGGTGTACAGCTCCGGGCTGATGCAGGAGAAAATGACGAGCCACATAAACAGTATACCAGTTACAGGTGGGCAATGAGGTGATCAATAATAAGTATCTATAATAGATATTTACTAATAATATGTTTATTGTTTTAACAATAAGTAAATATATGCACTTTACGCATGTTGCCTGCTTCCGACGAATGATATTTTTTATTCGGTAGACATGCGTGAGGCATAAAACAATACATCCTATGAAATATATTGCCTGCGAATCAGTCAGGGAGCTACCATAGATGTTCACCCTGAACAAGTGTCGGGGTGAAAAGACAGGCTTCGCAACAACAAGGGAATAGGAGCCACATGCCCGACTACTACTTGCTTTACCGGGTAAACCCATAAAAACAAAGCATAGTGCAACCGACAAAACCGCCGGAAAAGGGTTATACATGCAAAAAGCCCGCATGGATGCGGGCTCTTAGGGATTAACCAGTGTAGCGGGGAGCAGGATCGAACTGCCGACCTTAGGGTTATGAATCCTACGCTCTAACCATCTGAGCTACCCCGCCGTCTTGATGCCACAAAAGTACGAAAAATTAGACTAGAAGCAAAAAAGTGCGTTGACATTCGCAAATTTTTTCGTTTACCTTTGCCAACGTCCCTATACCATCCTAATCACTATGGAGAAATTGAAATTTGTTGCTGAGTACGAACTTCGGGCCTCTCCCAAAATGCTCTTTCCGTACATTAGTACGGCATCCGGCCTGTCGCAGTGGTTTGCCAGCAAGGTAAATACCATGCCCGAGCAACGGTTCGACTTTCAGTGGGACAATGAAAGTCATATTGCCCGGCAGGTGTCGATGCGTATCAACAAGGGCGTTCGGTTTGAGTTTCTGGATACGGCCGAGAATGGCTCCGACAACAACTACGTTGAGTTTCGGGTCGACCAGTCTGAGCTTACCCAGTCCACCTACCTGCGGGTTACCGACTACTCCTCAACCAACGATGAAGACGAACTCAAAGACTTGTGGGACGGTTTAATGGATAAGTTGAAGGAGATCGTTGGTAGTTAAAAATGTATAATGAGTAATGGATAAGGGCTAGTGTTTCGTTACTAGATAGACCCATTATACATTCGGGAACGCCCGGTCCATTATTCACCCATGAAAAAAATTGACAAATTAGTACTAGGTTCATTCTGGGGTCCCTTTTTTCTTACGCTCGGCGTCGTCATCTTCATCTTCCTGATGCGGCTGCTGATGTTCTACATCGATGAGTTCGTTTCGAAAGACCTCGATATTGCCACGTTTGGTCGTCTCCTCTTTTATTTTGCGCTCCTGACTATCCCGACGGCCCTGCCGCTGGCCGTCCTCTTATCGTCGCTGATGACGTTCGGGAATCTGGGTGAGTTTTTTGAACTCACCGCCCTGAAGAGTGCGGGTATTTCGCTCACGCGCGCCATGCGTCCGTTGCTGATCGTTGCCGTATTTATCAGCGCTTTTTCCTTTTGGTTTAATAACAGTGTATCGCCCTGGGCAAACCTGAAAGGGTACAGCCTGCTGTATGACATTAAAACGGCGAAGGCTACCCTTAACTTAAAGGAAGGTATCTTTTACAACGACCTGCCCGGCTACAGCATTAAGGTAGATAGTAAAGTGAAAGCCGCCGAAGGGAGCACCACCGGCGATCTGCTGAAAGGACTGGTAATTTATAAACACCCGCAGTCTGGTGTAGAAACGGGAAACCGCGAAATTATTCTGGCCGACTCGGGACGGATGTACACGAGTAAGGACCGTAGTTATCTGGTGTTCGAACTCTTCAATGGCAACGACTACCAGGAGTATTCTGATAACAACAGTGTGAGCTATGCCAGCACGGGGGCGCAGCAGCGGGGGGCTCAATTCATGCGGAATGGATTCAAGGACTACCGGCTGGTGATTAGCCTGGAATCGTTCGGTATCAAACGTACCGACGAAAACCAGTTTGAATACCACGAGTACATGAAAAACCTGAACGAACTGTCGGCCCTGACCGATTCGTTACGGAAGGATTACAAATCAACCAGTCTTAACGTAGCCAGCACCTCGCGGCAATATTACAGCTACCAATTCAAGGCTGATAAGCCTACGGTACAGCAACAAAAGATAAAAGAAGGAAAGTGGGTCGACAGCCTGTTGCGTAAACAGGATCTCAGCCGTCCTGATCTGACCCAGGCAGCCCTGAGCCAGGCGCAGAGTATCCTGTCCTACGCCAGTTCGAACGTATCGTATCTGAACGAAAAAGAAAAGAACGTCTGGAAATACCAACTGGAAACGCACCATAAGTTTACGCAGTCGATTTCGATCTTTGTTATGTTTCTGATCGGGGCATCAATGGGAGCCATCATCAAAAAAGGTGGATTCGGGTTGCCGGTGCTAATTGCGATCGTGTTCTTCATCTTCCTGTATATCCTGACCATTGCGGGCGATAAATACGCCAAAGACGGCCTGCTGTGGGTACCCCTGGGAGCCTGGATGGCTAACCTGGTGCTGTTTCCCATTGGACTTTTTCTCATGCAGCGGGCCCGGCATGATTCGCGGCTGTTCGACAAGGACGTATATACCATTGCTTTCGACCGGTTGAAGCGCCGATGGAAGGCCTGGCGGGCCAGCGGATCGTCGGCGGGGAGCCTGTCGTAATGCGCTGGATAGAGATGGGGTTTATGTGGGTATGCAGCACGGTTGTACCGATTAATTTACTATCTTTGCACCCAAATTCAATTTTTCAATTATACTTAAGCTGTCTGAAGATGTATCTAACGACCGAAAAAAAGCAGGAGATATTCTCCACCTCGGGTTTTGCCAAAAGTGCAACTGACACCGGGTCGGCCGAATCCCAGATCGCGCTGTTTACTTACCGGATCAGTCACCTGACGAGCCACCTGAAAGTTCACAAGCACGATTACGGCACCCAACTGGGATTGTTGAAATTAGTTGGTAAGCGTCGTCGCCTGCTGAACTACCTCTACAAGACCGACATCATGCGGTACCGCGCCATTCTAGCCGCGCTTGGTCTACGTAAATAATCGAGTTGATGCAAAAGGGAATCTGCCAATCAGTAGATTCCCTCATTTTTGTTGTTTCCTTACTGAAACGGTAATTGCTGCGGTGAAAGCGGTGGAAGAGAGGACAAATGCTGTTTTAAAGCTGTACGAGGGCGTATCTAAAAATTGACGTATGTTTGAAATCACCACGCAATCCGTTGCGCTGCCCGACGGGCGGGAAATTACCATCGAAACCGGAAAACTGGCTCGCCAGGCCGACGGAGCGGTGGTTGTACGGTTGGGCGACGCCATGTTGCTGGCAACCGTAGTATCGAGTAAAGACGCAAAGGAAGGCGTTGACTTCCTGCCTCTTTCTGTTGATTACCAGGAGAAATTTGCTTCGGCAGGTCGGATTCCCGGGAGCTTCCAACGGCGCGAAGGCCGGCTGGGCGATCACGAAATCCTCATCAGCCGGTTGGTCGATCGCGCGTTGCGGCCGATCTTCCCTGACGATTATCACGCGGATACCCAGGTGATGATCACCCTGATCTCGGCCGATCCCGAGGTGCAGCCTGATGCACTCGCTGCCCTGGCGGCTTCGTCGGCCCTGGCCGTTTCGAATATCCCCTTTAACGGACCTATTTCAGAAGTGCGCGTGGCTAAGATCGACGGGCAGTTCAAGATCAACCCCATCACATCCGAGCTTGAGCGGGCTACGATCGACCTGATCGTTGCCGCTACCGAGAAAGACATCTGTATGGTAGAAGGCGAAATGAACGAGTGTTCAGAAGCCGAAGTTGTGGAAGCGCTTAAAGTAGCCCACGAAGCCATTAAAGTACAGTGTCAGGCTCAGAAAGAACTCGAAGCCAAAGTAGGAAAGACTGAAAAACGGCAGTACAGCCACGAAACGCACGATGAAGAACTTCGGGCGGCTGTTCGGGCGTATTGCTACGATAAAATATACGAAGTGGCCCGTCGGCAGAACCCCAGCAAAAAAGGTCGTGCGGAAGGCTTCAAGGCCGTTCGTGACGAGTATTTAGCGACGTTCCCCGAAGGAGCTGAGGTAAATGTTGGTCTGATCAAAACGTACTTCCACGATCTGGAATGGGAAGCGTCGCGTCGGCTGGTGCTCGATGAGCGTGCCCGTCTGGATGGGCGCGCTCTGGATCAGATCCGTCCGATCTCAGCCGAAGCCGGTTACCTGCCCGGTCCCCACGGATCGGCCCTGTTCACTCGCGGAGAAACCCAGTCGCTGACGACCGTTACGCTCGGTACCAAGACCGATGAGCAGATTGTGGATCAGACGATGTACCAGGGGTACAGCAAATTCCTGCTGCACTACAACTTCCCCGGTTTTTCGACGGGTGAGGTGAAGCCTAACCGCGGTGTTGGCCGGCGGGAAGTTGGTCACGGAAACCTGGCCCACCGTTCGCTGAAAAAAGTACTGCCTTCGGGCGAGGACAATCCGTACACGATCCGGATCGTGTCGGACATTCTGGAGTCGAATGGCTCCTCGTCGATGGCAACCGTTTGCGCGGGAACGATGGCGCTGATGGATGCCGGTATCAAGATCAAGGCACCCGTAGCCGGTATTGCGATGGGGCTGATTTCGGACGGTGAGAAATACGCGGTCTTATCGGACATCCTGGGTGATGAAGATCACCTGGGCGACATGGACTTTAAAATAACGGGCACCGAGAAAGGCATTGTAGCCTGCCAGATGGACCTGAAAGTAGAAGGTCTGTCGTATGAAGTACTGACCCAGGCGCTCGAACAGGCGCGGGCAGGTCGATTGCATATCCTCGGTGAGATGAAGAAAGGTATCAGCGAAGTTCGTTCCGACCTGAAGCCCCACGCTCCCCGAGCTGTTGTGATTAAGATCGAAACAAACCAGATTGGTGCCGTTATCGGACCCGGTGGTAAAGTTGTTCAGGATATCCAGAAAGATTCGGGTGCGGTCGTCAACATCGACGAGCACGATAACGC is a window from the Spirosoma rigui genome containing:
- a CDS encoding polyribonucleotide nucleotidyltransferase codes for the protein MFEITTQSVALPDGREITIETGKLARQADGAVVVRLGDAMLLATVVSSKDAKEGVDFLPLSVDYQEKFASAGRIPGSFQRREGRLGDHEILISRLVDRALRPIFPDDYHADTQVMITLISADPEVQPDALAALAASSALAVSNIPFNGPISEVRVAKIDGQFKINPITSELERATIDLIVAATEKDICMVEGEMNECSEAEVVEALKVAHEAIKVQCQAQKELEAKVGKTEKRQYSHETHDEELRAAVRAYCYDKIYEVARRQNPSKKGRAEGFKAVRDEYLATFPEGAEVNVGLIKTYFHDLEWEASRRLVLDERARLDGRALDQIRPISAEAGYLPGPHGSALFTRGETQSLTTVTLGTKTDEQIVDQTMYQGYSKFLLHYNFPGFSTGEVKPNRGVGRREVGHGNLAHRSLKKVLPSGEDNPYTIRIVSDILESNGSSSMATVCAGTMALMDAGIKIKAPVAGIAMGLISDGEKYAVLSDILGDEDHLGDMDFKITGTEKGIVACQMDLKVEGLSYEVLTQALEQARAGRLHILGEMKKGISEVRSDLKPHAPRAVVIKIETNQIGAVIGPGGKVVQDIQKDSGAVVNIDEHDNAGWVSIFATSKESMDKAVSRVKGIVAVPEVGEVYVGKVKTIQPFGAFVEFMPGKDGLLHISEIKWERLETMDGVLQVGEEITVKLVDVDKKTGKYRLSRKVLLPKPENKTA
- the rpsO gene encoding 30S ribosomal protein S15, producing the protein MYLTTEKKQEIFSTSGFAKSATDTGSAESQIALFTYRISHLTSHLKVHKHDYGTQLGLLKLVGKRRRLLNYLYKTDIMRYRAILAALGLRK
- a CDS encoding LptF/LptG family permease; this translates as MKKIDKLVLGSFWGPFFLTLGVVIFIFLMRLLMFYIDEFVSKDLDIATFGRLLFYFALLTIPTALPLAVLLSSLMTFGNLGEFFELTALKSAGISLTRAMRPLLIVAVFISAFSFWFNNSVSPWANLKGYSLLYDIKTAKATLNLKEGIFYNDLPGYSIKVDSKVKAAEGSTTGDLLKGLVIYKHPQSGVETGNREIILADSGRMYTSKDRSYLVFELFNGNDYQEYSDNNSVSYASTGAQQRGAQFMRNGFKDYRLVISLESFGIKRTDENQFEYHEYMKNLNELSALTDSLRKDYKSTSLNVASTSRQYYSYQFKADKPTVQQQKIKEGKWVDSLLRKQDLSRPDLTQAALSQAQSILSYASSNVSYLNEKEKNVWKYQLETHHKFTQSISIFVMFLIGASMGAIIKKGGFGLPVLIAIVFFIFLYILTIAGDKYAKDGLLWVPLGAWMANLVLFPIGLFLMQRARHDSRLFDKDVYTIAFDRLKRRWKAWRASGSSAGSLS
- a CDS encoding START-like domain-containing protein, encoding MEKLKFVAEYELRASPKMLFPYISTASGLSQWFASKVNTMPEQRFDFQWDNESHIARQVSMRINKGVRFEFLDTAENGSDNNYVEFRVDQSELTQSTYLRVTDYSSTNDEDELKDLWDGLMDKLKEIVGS